A window of Kyrpidia spormannii genomic DNA:
TGCGTTCTTCTAAGATGACTTCCAACTGTTCGGTAAACGTATCCCCGGGGGCATTTTCGATGGGAATGCTGTCAATCTCCCTCCCCACCTCCTCGGGCAACGCCTCGAGGGATTTTAAATGATGTATCATGGCCTTGACGACTTCCCTGTCCACTTGGATGTTCTGGTCTGGAATAAACAAGTTTACTCCAAATGGCCGATCGGTGAGTTCACGAATCCGGCGAATGGCGGCCCGGATGGAGTCGGGCGACATATATCCGGCTCCGAGAAAACCGAGTCCGCCTTCATTGGACACCGCGGCGACGAGTTCAGGCGTCGTGGGCCCGCCCGCCATTGGGGCCTGGATAATGGGATATTGAATGCTTAACATGCGCGTGACGGTAGTGTCATTCCACATGGGATTCGCTCCTTTGAATGAGGATCTAACTCACATTGTAACGCAAATCGGTCGCAAAGCCCTCCTGTATAACATCTCCCCTCGCCCACCCGGGATGAAGTATGTTATGGTGGTCTTGGAAGGCTGTTATCCACATGGCGGCCTACCCACATTCGCGAGGTGAGGGCCATGGCGAGTGGCGGTGTGTGGAGACGGGGGATGACGGCGATGGCGGGCGTGGTGTCGGCGGCGCTGGTGCTTTCGGCCTGCGGGGCGGCGGCACCATCCGCGCCGGGTCAGGGCGGCGGGGCGTCGGTGCCGGAAGGGACCGGGGATACGGCGTCCGCCTCGGATGGGCAGAAGGGGGCAACCGCGACGAATCCCAACGATTCGAACGGTTCGCAGGTCAAAAAGCTGGCGGTCCGGCACGTGGCGGAGGGGGACTATCCCGCGGCGGAGATGGGCGATTGGGTGCGGGCCAATCGTGAGCGGCCCTTCTGGGGATTTTTTACCTTTGGCGGGACCAGGTACCTGATGGTCAGCCGGGGCCCAAGCCCGAATCCGGGCCATAAAGTCGAGGTGCAAGAAATCAAACAGTTGCCAAGCGGGCACCTTCAGGTTAGGGCCGTCTTTCGTGATCCCGAGCCGGGCAAACTGTACGCCCAGGTGATCAGTTATCCGGTGGATGTGGTGGAGACGCCGGCCTGGGCCACTGCGTATGAACTGATTTTTGAAGGGCCCAAGGCGCCGAAATCCCCGGGTTTGGTGGAGCCGAACATCATGGTGACGGCGCCCAAGCCCGAGCACACACTGACAGGAACATCGCTCCACCTCCAGGGCAAAGCCCGGGCCTTCGAGGGCCAGATTCACGTGTATTTGGAAGATGGTCACAATGTCCTCCTGGATCAAGTGTTGTCCGGAGCGGGCGCGCCGGAATGGATGACCATCGACAAAAATTTCGCCTATAAGGCCCCGACGAATCCGGCGGGGATGTTGATGGTTTACGCGGCGAGCCCCCGGGACGGGTCGAAACAGGATGTGGTGATGGTGCCCGTGCGGTTCCAGCGGTGATGGATCCGGCCGAGGTGTCGTCCGGATCCGGGTTGTGTTTTTGCTGAGGGGCCGGAGGACTGGGGTGCGGCCGTCGGCCCACGAAGGGGCAGGCCATCCCGCCGGGGCCCGGGCACTCAATTAAGAAACAAAAATTTATTGCGATCCCGGGCGGTAT
This region includes:
- a CDS encoding Gmad2 immunoglobulin-like domain-containing protein, encoding MASGGVWRRGMTAMAGVVSAALVLSACGAAAPSAPGQGGGASVPEGTGDTASASDGQKGATATNPNDSNGSQVKKLAVRHVAEGDYPAAEMGDWVRANRERPFWGFFTFGGTRYLMVSRGPSPNPGHKVEVQEIKQLPSGHLQVRAVFRDPEPGKLYAQVISYPVDVVETPAWATAYELIFEGPKAPKSPGLVEPNIMVTAPKPEHTLTGTSLHLQGKARAFEGQIHVYLEDGHNVLLDQVLSGAGAPEWMTIDKNFAYKAPTNPAGMLMVYAASPRDGSKQDVVMVPVRFQR